The Parambassis ranga chromosome 1, fParRan2.1, whole genome shotgun sequence genome includes a region encoding these proteins:
- the LOC114443263 gene encoding caspase-6-like, producing MSKKAEDSCGGSVATDSRPATDRAAYTENLTETDAFIRSSLVPLDPAEEYKMGNKRRGLALIFNQERFFWHLRLNDRHGTNADRYNLEKRLMALNFEVRSYENYRQEEVLNKIHEAAEEDHSDADCFLLVFLSHGENDHVYSYDGKISVQDITAMFKGDKCKSLVGKPKIFILQACRGDKHDDPVTPCDTVDNDMKTNEVVVDASAVHTLPAGADFIMCYSVAEGYYSHRETINGSWYIQDLCEMLQRFGNSLEFTELLTLVNRKVSMRSVGNCNDRSAIGKKQVPCFASMLTKKLYFRPKK from the exons CATACACAGAGAACCTGACAGAGACCGATGCCTTCATCAGAAG CTCATTAGTTCCATTGGATCCTGCAGAGGAGTATAAGATGGGCAACAAGCGACGAGGCCTTGCACTCATCTTTAACCAGGAGCGCTTCTTCTGGCACCTGCGTTTAAATGACAGGCACGGAACAAATGCCGACCGATACAACTTGGAGAAAAG ACTGATGGCGTTGAACTTCGAAGTGAGGAGTTATGAAAACTACCGACAGGAGGAAGTTCTGAATAAAATCCATGAAG CTGCAGAAGAAGACCATTCAGATGCAGACTGCTTTTTGCTTGTGTTCCTGAGCCACGGTGAGAACGATCACGTTTACAGCTATGATGGCAAGATCAGCGTCCAGGACATCACAGCCATGTTCAAAGGAGACAAGTGCAAGAGCCTTGTAGGAAAGCCAAAGATCTTCATATTACAG GCCTGCCGTGGAGATAAGCATGATGATCCAGTGACCCCTTGTGATACGGTGGACAATGATATGAAGACCAACGAGGTGGTGGTGGATGCCAGCGCAGTGCACACCCTCCCTGCTGGAGCTGATTTCATTATGTGCTATTCTGTAGCAGAAG GGTACTATTCTCACCGGGAGACCATCAACGGCTCCTGGTATATCCAGGATCTGTGTGAGATGCTTCAGAGGTTCGGGAATTCCCTTGAGTTCACAGAGCTCCTCACACTGGTCAACAGGAAAGTGTCAATGAGGAGTGTTGGGAACTGCAATGACCGGAGCGCTATTGGGAAGAAGCAAGTACCTTGCTTTGCTTCGATGCTTACTAAGAAACTATACTTCCGACCAAAAAAATAA
- the LOC114443255 gene encoding calcium uniporter protein, mitochondrial-like, with product MASVRIVGKVTKRLFGSLHCSLRHTGPVTFLHKVQLRQPPLGYCQAVFCSTLAPSSDVSLQHKHGRFILEVPLPSRNEKCLFFLRPMLMSVGDLIADLQKEDPGASVSVFSTDGERVANTTLIETLLDKDFQLVINNAVYNVRSPQKVCTSEHARGLEDMKHVVHLLHTALHLPEHHLLKERQLLERLDNLKQELSPLEKMRAQLTNTAELHSSRVLWTGMALLSVQGGALAWLTWWVYSWDVMEPVTYFITYATSIGAFAYYVLTKQDYVYPDAKDRQFLRYFYKGASKKKFNVEKYNELKEELAQVEDDLKRLRYPTQLQLPLEQIQPKP from the exons ATGGCTTCGGTGCGGATTGTCGGCAAAGTTACGAAAAGACTTTTTGGAAGTCTTCACTGCAGTCTACGACATACTGGTCCGGTTACATTTCTCCACAAG GTTCAGCTCAGACAGCCTCCACTTGGATATTGTCAAGCTGTTTTCTGCAGTACACTTGCGCCCTCCAGTG ACGTGTCTTTGCAGCACAAACATGGCCGCTTTATTCTGGAGGTCCCGTTGCCATCCAGGAACGAGAAATGTCTGTTCTTCCTCAGGCCCATGTTGATGAGTGTAGGAGATCTGATTGCAGATCTGCAGAAGGAAGACCCAGGAGCTTCCGTCTCAGTTTTCTCCACAG ATGGAGAACGTGTTGCCAACACCACGCTGATAGAAACTCTGCTGGACAAGGACTTCCAGCTCGTCATCAACAATGCAGTTTATAATGTCCGCTCTCCTCAAAAGG TGTGTACTTCTGAGCATGCCAGAGGACTGGAGGACATGAAACATGTGGTTCACCTGCTGCACACAGCACTCCACCTGCCCGAACACCACCTGCTGAAAGAGAGGCAGCTGCTGGAGAGACTGGACAACCTCAAACAGGAGCTCTCACCTCTGGAGAAG ATGAGGGCACAGCTGACCAATACAGCAGAGCTCCACTCTTCCAGGGTTCTATGGACCGGCATGgccctgctgtctgtgcagggCGGCGCTCTGGCCTGGCTCACCTGGTGGGTCTATTCATGGGACGTCATGGAGCCGGTCACTTACTTCATCACCTACGCAACCAGCATTGGAGCTTTTGCCTATTATGTTCTGACCAAACAG GATTATGTTTACCCAGATGCTAAAGACAGACAGTTCCTGCGTTACTTTTATAAAGGGGCCAGCAAGAAGAAATTCAACGTGGAAAAATACAATGAACTGAAGGAAGAACTGGCTCAG GTGGAGGACGACCTAAAACGTCTGAGATACCCAACTCAACTTCAGCTCCCACTAGAACAGATCCAGCCAAAGCCATGA